A genomic region of Candidozyma auris chromosome 5, complete sequence contains the following coding sequences:
- the RPN8 gene encoding proteasome regulatory particle lid subunit RPN8, which translates to MPSTIGASDLVERKVTVSPLVLLSVADHFDRVAKDSTKRVVGVLLGHQSQDTIKVTNSYAIPFEEDEKNSSVWFLDHNYIESMGEMFKKINAKEKLVGWYHSGPKLRASDLKINDVFKRYTPNPLLVIVDVQPRSVGIPTDAYYAVDDIKHDGSKAERTFVHIPSLIEAEEAEEIGVEHLLRDIRDQAAGNLTLRATETYRSLLGLHEKLREISNYLEKVYIGVMPINQSILGKLQNVFNLLPHILGDESTKSAGETQNSAEPLMDAFMIKSNDQMMMVYVSTLVRSIIAFHDLIENKLANKSRNES; encoded by the coding sequence ATGCCATCTACCATTGGAGCATCAGATTTGGTGGAAAGGAAGGTGACAGTTTCACCCCTTGTTCTTTTGTCTGTTGCAGATCATTTCGACAGAGTTGCGAAGGATTCAACCAAAAGGGTGGTCGGTGTACTCTTAGGTCATCAATCTCAGGATACGATAAAGGTAACGAACTCATATGCTATTCCTTTCGAAGAGGATGAAAAGAACTCATCCGTATGGTTTTTGGACCACAACTATATTGAATCCATGGGTGAAATGTTTAAGAAGATTAATGCTAAGGAAAAGCTCGTTGGATGGTATCACTCTGGGCCAAAATTGCGGGCATCAGACTTAAAAATAAACGACGTTTTCAAGAGATATACGCCAAATCCTTTACTCGTAATTGTGGATGTACAGCCTCGCTCTGTTGGAATTCCTACAGACGCATACTATGCTGTCGACGATATCAAACATGACGGCTCAAAAGCGGAAAGGACTTTTGTCCACATACCATCCCTCATagaggcagaagaggcagaagagATAGGTGTAGAGCATCTACTTCGTGATATTAGGGATCAAGCAGCGGGAAATCTTACCTTAAGAGCAACGGAAACATACAGGTCTTTGCTTGGTTTACACGAGAAATTGAGAGAGATATCCAATTATCTTGAAAAGGTTTACATTGGTGTGATGCCCATAAATCAGTCGATATTGGGAAAATTGCAGAATGTATTCAACTTGTTACCTCATATATTGGGCGATGAAAGCACGAAGTCAGCAGGAGAAACCCAGAATAGTGCCGAACCCTTGATGGATGCATTCATGATAAAATCGAATGATcaaatgatgatggtgTACGTGAGTACCTTGGTTCGTTCCATTATAGCCTTTCATGACTTGATTGAGAAcaagttggccaacaaATCGCGGAATGAGAGCTGA
- a CDS encoding putative GTPase, with translation MAYPSCALDIRDTISIDQVMTKHGLGPNGALVHSFESMYENTLKAFAKAIEDLSSSGNYLIFDCPGQVELFTHEKSFHRIFDVLTSKYDARLCVVSLVDSVYLTNATQYISITLLTLRSMLQLGLPQVNVISKIDKLKEYGILPMPLDYYTAAEDLQCLDQQIQEESSGKLGKNLVKLTKLVGHVVEDFGIVNYEVLSVEDKRSMMNLLEKIDRANGYIFGTNELSGDSLWRQAVFNGQSFQDDNVTLQERWIDQKSYFDGVQRTENKDLHSTTL, from the exons ATG GCGTATCCCTCTTGTGCATTAGACATACGTGATACGATATCGATAGACCAAGTTATGACAAAGCATGGCCTCGGGCCTAACGGCGCACTCGTTCACTCATTTGAGAGTATGTATGAAAATACCTTGAAAGCGTTTGCCAAAGCGATCGAAGATTTGAGTTCATCTGGTAATTATCTCATATTCGATTGTCCCGGGCAAGTTGAGCTTTTCACTCATGAGAAATCATTTCACCGAATCTTTGATGTGCTTACTTCGAAATACGATGCACGACTATGCGTTGTTTCCTTGGTAGACTCCGTCTATTTGACCAATGCTACACAGTATATTTCCATTACATTGTTGACTTTAAGATCAATGTTGCAGCTCGGATTGCCGCAAGTTAATGTAATTTCGAAGATAGACAAGTTAAAGGAGTACGGAATCCTTCCTATGCCTCTTGATTATTACACTGCGGCTGAAGACCTTCAATGTCTTGATCAGcaaattcaagaagaatctAGTGGTAAATTGGGGAAAAACCTAGTCAAACTCACGAAACTTGTTGGCCATGTcgttgaagattttggcaTAGTGAATTACGAAGTATTGTCTGTTGAGGACAAAAGGCTGATGATGAATTTGCTCGAGAAGATTGATAGGGCTAACGGTTATATCTTCGGAACGAATGAGCTAAGTGGGGATTCTCTTTGGCGTCAAGCAGTGTTCAACGGACAAAGTTTTCAAGACGATAATGTCactcttcaagaacgatGGATCGATCAAAAGAGTTATTTTGATGGCGTACAAAGAACTGAGAATAAAGACCTTCATTCGACGACCTTGTAA
- a CDS encoding protoheme IX farnesyltransferase gives MIRTSSRPIVKGVLTSNQAFKFAAITGIAGSFILYHGVNPTVAALGMSNIILYGWCYTSLKRKSILNTWVGAIVGAIPPLMGWAASSSLSHPGAWCLAALLYAWQFPHFNALSHNIATQYKEAGYVMAAAENPRLNSRVSLRYSLLMFPICFGLSYFGVTDWVFCIDSSIANAWLSVLAYRFWKQQKINHSTTSQIPGQAIEAANLAARKLFWCSVWQLPAVLVLAMLHKKGQWDRLLSWIGIL, from the coding sequence ATGATTCGAACATCGTCAAGGCCCATTGTCAAGGGAGTGTTAACGTCTAATCAGGCTTTCAAGTTCGCTGCAATCACGGGCATCGCGGGCTCATTTATTCTTTACCATGGCGTAAACCCTACAGTCGCAGCCTTGGGCATGTCAAATATTATCTTGTATGGTTGGTGTTACACCTCGCTCAAGAGAAAGTCTATTCTTAATACCTGGGTTGGCGCTATAGTTGGGGCTATCCCTCCATTGATGGGATGGGCAGCTTCATCTTCGCTTCTGCACCCAGGAGCATGGTGTTTAGCTGCTTTATTGTACGCGTGGCAATTCCCTCATTTCAATGCTTTGTCACATAACATCGCTACGCAGTATAAGGAGGCGGGTTACGTTATGGCAGCTGCAGAAAATCCAAGGTTGAACTCCAGAGTATCATTGAGATACTCTTTGCTTATGTTTCCAATTTGTTTTGGATTGAGCTACTTCGGTGTCACGGATTGGGTGTTCTGTATAGACTCCTCCATCGCCAATGCATGGTTAAGTGTTTTAGCATATCGTTTCTGgaagcaacaaaagatCAACCATTCAACAACCAGCCAAATCCCCGGTCAAGCAATTGAGGCTGCTAATCTTGCTGCTCGAAAGCTATTTTGGTGCTCAGTATGGCAGCTCCCAGCTGTCCTTGTTCTAGCGATGTTGCATAAAAAAGGTCAATGGGACCGTCTATTACTGTGGATCGGAATCTTGTAA